The nucleotide sequence CCACCGTGCGCGCCGCCATCGATCGGCTCGGGACGCGCGACAAGGCGGTGGGCATCCTGGGCACGTACGGGAGCGCGAACGGGATGGCCGGGGCGCAGCAGGCCGAACGCTACGGCATCCCGAACATCCAGCCGTTTACGAGCAACCCGAAGATCGTTCAGAGCGGGCACCGTTTCGTCTTCAATCTCACCGCGGGAGACGACGAGCGCTGGAACACGATCCTGAATTACCTCTTGCCGGCGTCGCGGGCGAAGCGGATCGCCGGCGTGTCCATCGAGGGCATCCATACCGCCTCCTTCAGCGCGCTGAAAGATGCGGTGGCGAAGGCGGGCGGCACGGTCGTCGCGGAGGAAGCGATCGCGAGCAAGCAGTTCGACATGGCGGCGCTCGCGACGCGGCTGAAGGAGCGGAAGCCGGACCTGCTCATCTACAATGCCACGACGGCGCAGTCGATCCAGATCCACCGGAGCCTGAAGCAACTGAACGTCAACATCCCGTGGGTGGCTCGGTCACCGAGCTTCGGACTCGACACCGACCTCGTCGCGGCGCTTGGCAAGGATCTCGACTTCGTCGTCGGCCTCGACGAGTGGTACCTCGGCATGCAGAGCGCGGGCAACGCGGACTTCGAGCGTAGCTTCCAGGCTCGACACAAGTACGCGCCAACGCGGATGGAAGCGAAGGCCTATGCGACGGCGCAGTTGATGGTGCGCGCCATCGAGCAGGCGGCGGAGATGACTCCCCAGGCGGTGCGGGACACCCTGTTGAAGGGCAAGATCCAGACGATCATCGGCGAGATGGCGTTCAAGGAGAACGGGCAGCGGCATCCCCAGAACCTCGTCGGCCAGCTCCAGGGTGGCAAGGTGGTGATTCTCTGGCCGGCAGCCGCCAAGCTGGGCGAGCCGAAGCCAGCTCCCGACTGGACGGCACGGTAGGCGACGTCCGGTGGTGACGTTCGGGCAGGTGGTGGTCAACGGGCTCGCGCTCGGAAGCATCTACCTGCTCATCGCGATCGGCCTCGTGCTCGTTTTCAGCGTGCTGAAGGTCGTGAACTTCGCCCACGGGGAACTGCTGATGGTCGGTGGCTATCTCGTCTACCTGGGTCTTGAGATCCTCCGCTGGGGCGTGGCGGGAACATCGCTGATCCTCATCGCGGGCATGGTGCTCCTCGGGGCGATCGTGTACGTCGGCGTGATGCGTCCCGCGCTGCGCCGGCCGCCGATCAACCAGCTTGTCGCGACGTTTGCCGTGGCGGTGCTGCTGCAGAACGGCGTCCAGCTCTTGCTCGGTGCCGATGTCCGTTCGCTGCGGCTCGAGTTCGCGACCGTCGAGGTCTTGGGCCTTGCCATCTACGGCCCGACGCTCGTCGGGATCGTGCTGTCGCTGACGATGCTGACGGCGTTGGCCGTCGTGCTGCGTCGTACCGAGTTCGGGATCATCGTGCGTGCCGTCGCGCAGGACCGCGCGGCCGCGGAGGTCGCCGGAATCCGGACGAGCCTGGTGTGCGGGCTGGTGTTCGTGTTCGGAACGGTCCTGGCCGGTCTTGGCGGCTTGTTCCTCGCGCTCAGCTACTCGCTCACGCCCCACGCCGGCGCCGAGTACACGCTCAAGGCCTTCGCGGTCGCCGTGCTCGCCGGCATGGGGAACATCGGCGCCGCCGCTGCCACGAGCCTGCTTCTCGGTCTCGGCGAGTCGCTGGTCGGCGTGTACCAAGGGTCGCGCGCCATCAATCTGGTGACGTACGGCATCCTGGTCGCCACGCTGATCGCGCGGCCGACTGGCCTGATCCGCGGGGAGCGCGGGTAGTCCGCCGCATGGCCCGTCGACCGGTCGTGCGGGATGTCGCGATCCTCGGGGCGGCCTCGGGGGTGTCGGCGGTCGTCGGGATCGTCACGGATCCGTATGTCGGCGGCGTCCTCACGACGGCGCTGATGTTCATCGGTTTGACGGCTGCCTGGCATCTGGTCGGCGGATACCTCGGACAGCTGTCGCTCGGGCACGCGGCACTGTTCGGAGCCGGCGCGTACGTCACCACCCACCTCGGGTCGACCACGACGCTCCCGCTGCCGGTCCTCTTCGCGGCGGGCGCGGGCGGTGCCGCGCTGACCGCGCTCGCGATGGCCCCGGCCTTTCGCGCCCGCGGCATCTACTTCGCGATCGCGACGCTCGGCGTCACCGGCCTGTCGCAGGTCGCCGCGGTGCTGCTGGCACCGGGCGGGAACCTCGGGATCGTCATGCCGTTCACGTTCGCGCCGTTCAGCCGCGCGCCGTTCTTCTGGGCGCTCGGTCTCGCCCTCGTCAGCGTCCTGACCGTGCGGCTCATCATGGCGTCGCGACACGGGCGGGCCATCGCGGCGATCCGGGACGACGAGGACGCGGCGGCATCGCTCGGCATCGATGCCCTGCGCTACAAGGTGACGATCCTCCTCCTGAGCGCGGTCCTCACGGGACTCATCGGCGGGTTCTACGCCGTGCGGACGGCGTTCGTCGATCCGGACACCGTCTTCGACGTGATGATCAATGTTCGGTTGCTGCTCATGGCGATCGTGGGCGGCATGGGCACGTTCTGGGGGCCCATCCTGGGCGCGCTCACGGTGAGCATTGCCGACGAGGCGCTCCGCGTCTACGTGGGCCCGGAAGCGGCGATGATTCTCTACGCGCTGCTGCTCTTGCTGCTCACGCTGTGGGCGCCCGCCGGCGTCGGCGCCGTGGTGCGGTCGCCGCACGGTCGCCGGCGGCGTTCCGGGGAGCGCGTGGCGACCATGCCGACCTCGAACGAGGTCTGACGGCGTGGCGCTGCTCGAGGCACGGAACATCAGCAAGCGGTTCGGCGGCCTTCAGGCCAACCGCGACCTCTCGCTCGACGTGTCGGACGGCGAGATCGTCGGGCTGATCGGGCCGAACGGAGCCGGAAAGACGACCTTCTTCAACATCGTCGCCGGCGTGTACCGGCCGGACACCGGCTCGCTTCGCTTCCGCGGGCGCGAGATCACGGGCGCTCGCCCGCACGTCGTCAGTCGCCTCGGCATCGCGCGGACGTTCCAGATCCCGCGTCCGTTCGACACGATGACGGTGATCGACAATGTGCTCGTCGGGCTGGTTCCGCGCGCGGGCGCCGCCGCGGCCGACCGCGAGGCTCGTGCGCTCGTCGCGGCCGTGGGCCTGACGGAAAAGGCGGACGCGCTCGCGTCCTCACTCAGCACGGGCCAGCGGAAGCGTCTCGAGCTGGCGCGGGCGCTGGCGACGAGGCCCTCGCTGCTTCTGCTGGACGAGGTCACCGGCGGCGTGGATCAGCGAAGCATCCCGGGGCTGGTGGAGCTTGTGCGTTCAGTGCGCGCGCGCGGGGTCACGCTCCTCGTCGTCGAGCACAACATGCGGGTGATGGCATCGCTTGCGGACCGGATCGTCGCGCTGAACCTGGGGGCGAAGATCGCCGAGGGTCGACCCGCCGAGGTCGCGCGCGACGCCGAAGTCGTCCGC is from Candidatus Rokuibacteriota bacterium and encodes:
- a CDS encoding ABC transporter substrate-binding protein; translation: MSLAPASAGAQGNAIVIGAHLPLTGANADPAARMQRGYQLLVDDVNARGGIKGRPLQLVIEDDRNDPTTVRAAIDRLGTRDKAVGILGTYGSANGMAGAQQAERYGIPNIQPFTSNPKIVQSGHRFVFNLTAGDDERWNTILNYLLPASRAKRIAGVSIEGIHTASFSALKDAVAKAGGTVVAEEAIASKQFDMAALATRLKERKPDLLIYNATTAQSIQIHRSLKQLNVNIPWVARSPSFGLDTDLVAALGKDLDFVVGLDEWYLGMQSAGNADFERSFQARHKYAPTRMEAKAYATAQLMVRAIEQAAEMTPQAVRDTLLKGKIQTIIGEMAFKENGQRHPQNLVGQLQGGKVVILWPAAAKLGEPKPAPDWTAR
- a CDS encoding branched-chain amino acid ABC transporter permease; the protein is MARRPVVRDVAILGAASGVSAVVGIVTDPYVGGVLTTALMFIGLTAAWHLVGGYLGQLSLGHAALFGAGAYVTTHLGSTTTLPLPVLFAAGAGGAALTALAMAPAFRARGIYFAIATLGVTGLSQVAAVLLAPGGNLGIVMPFTFAPFSRAPFFWALGLALVSVLTVRLIMASRHGRAIAAIRDDEDAAASLGIDALRYKVTILLLSAVLTGLIGGFYAVRTAFVDPDTVFDVMINVRLLLMAIVGGMGTFWGPILGALTVSIADEALRVYVGPEAAMILYALLLLLLTLWAPAGVGAVVRSPHGRRRRSGERVATMPTSNEV
- a CDS encoding ABC transporter ATP-binding protein, with the translated sequence MALLEARNISKRFGGLQANRDLSLDVSDGEIVGLIGPNGAGKTTFFNIVAGVYRPDTGSLRFRGREITGARPHVVSRLGIARTFQIPRPFDTMTVIDNVLVGLVPRAGAAAADREARALVAAVGLTEKADALASSLSTGQRKRLELARALATRPSLLLLDEVTGGVDQRSIPGLVELVRSVRARGVTLLVVEHNMRVMASLADRIVALNLGAKIAEGRPAEVARDAEVVRTYLGDTFVTETS
- a CDS encoding branched-chain amino acid ABC transporter permease: MVTFGQVVVNGLALGSIYLLIAIGLVLVFSVLKVVNFAHGELLMVGGYLVYLGLEILRWGVAGTSLILIAGMVLLGAIVYVGVMRPALRRPPINQLVATFAVAVLLQNGVQLLLGADVRSLRLEFATVEVLGLAIYGPTLVGIVLSLTMLTALAVVLRRTEFGIIVRAVAQDRAAAEVAGIRTSLVCGLVFVFGTVLAGLGGLFLALSYSLTPHAGAEYTLKAFAVAVLAGMGNIGAAAATSLLLGLGESLVGVYQGSRAINLVTYGILVATLIARPTGLIRGERG